The genomic interval TCCATGTCCCCATTCTCGATGGTCGGCGCATCGGGTTGCTCCAGGTATTTGTTACGGTACTTGCCTTCCAGAATTACCCGAATAAAGAAACTGTATTTGTCCAGGTAAGCTTTTTTTGCAGCCTGGATATATTCATTCGTCTCCGACACCGGAATGGTGGTAGATATGTTTTCTGCGAGCCCGACTTTGCATTCGCTTGGGCATGCATCCCGGAGAGCCAACACGCCTTTGCCGTGAGCAAGCATAGCGTTGTGACGTACCTGATTAACTGTCCTCAAATCGCATTTCAATCCTGGCGCAAACTGACCGGTTTTATAGCCTAGATCTGTGAAGCATAGAAACTCGTTGATCGTGAAAAAGTGCTTAACCCTATCTCCCAATGCGCTGCCTATCGTGCTGGCATACTCAGCAAAGTAGTCCGCTATTTCACGGGACCGCCAACCTCCAATATGATCTTCCAGCCATTGGGGTAAATCCCAGTGAAACAACGTAGCATACGGTTGAATATCGTTGGCCAATAACTCATCAACTAGCCTTCCATAAAAGTCGAGTCCGGCTTGGTTAGGCTTGCTCCCCAGTTCAGGAAATATTCGATTCCAGGAAATGGAAAACCGGTAGGCGTTGAGTCCCGTTTCTTTCATCAAAGCTACATCTTCTTTGTAGCGATGGAAGTGATCGCAAGCTCGATCACCTGAACTTCCATCTGCAATGTTTCCTGGTTGATTGCAAAACCTATCCCACACCGATGGCGTTCTTCCTGCAGCATCTATGGCCCCTTCAACCTGGTAGCTTGATGAAGCAGTGCCCCACGCAAAATCGGGAGGGAATTGAAATGCCTGTTGTTCGGTCTTCATGTCGATTACGTTTATCCAAAAAAGCAATACATCACGGATTTTCACAAACTGCGCAGCCGAGATTCCAGGTTTCAAGCTGATTCCGGTTTTTTGGCCAAAGTAGCCGAAGGATCTCAAATCGGAGAAAACAATTCTCAGAAATCCATTGAATTACAGATGGATTTGATGCGGCTTGCGTAACCTTTATTTGTGCTTGTTTGAGGGACTGTAGTAGAGCCGGAGGTCGGGGTTGAAATGTTTTTTGTGCGGATACTGCGGTATCGATGTTGAGGTTGGATAGTTCCCGGTCGGGTTCGTTTCTAAAAAGAGGCTTACAACCTGTGCCTAGTCTGATGGATCACTATTGCTCTTCAAACTATTATTCGTTTTGTTGTTTCTTGGAATCAGGCGGAAGATTCGAATGTGGAATTCGAAAATTCAGGATCGCCCCTACTGATTTCAAACGAACTAACTACTATGACAGATTCTCAACGTGTAGGCATCCGGGAGAAAATCTCCTATGGCTTTGGTGACCTCGCATCCGTGCTGTATTGGCAGACGATCAGCGTACATCTGTTTTTCTTTTACACGGAATCGTTTGGACTCACTGCGACAGCGTTCAGTCTAATGATCCTTTTCAGCCGAAACTTCGATGCCATTAGTGATCCACTGATGGGAATGATTGCGGATCGTACTGAAACAAAGTGGGGAAGGTATCGCCCATATCTGTTGTGGTTTTGTGTGCCTTTGGCCATCATGGGAGTACTCATGTTTACGACTCCTGATTTCGGAGACACAGGTAAGGTAGTCTGGGCATGGATAACCTTTAACGGGTTTATGATTCTCTATACCTTGATCAACATTCCCTATACCTCAATGCTTGGTGTGATTTCCTCCGATGCGAAGGTAA from Verrucomicrobiota bacterium carries:
- a CDS encoding GH1 family beta-glucosidase; translated protein: MKPGISAAQFVKIRDVLLFWINVIDMKTEQQAFQFPPDFAWGTASSSYQVEGAIDAAGRTPSVWDRFCNQPGNIADGSSGDRACDHFHRYKEDVALMKETGLNAYRFSISWNRIFPELGSKPNQAGLDFYGRLVDELLANDIQPYATLFHWDLPQWLEDHIGGWRSREIADYFAEYASTIGSALGDRVKHFFTINEFLCFTDLGYKTGQFAPGLKCDLRTVNQVRHNAMLAHGKGVLALRDACPSECKVGLAENISTTIPVSETNEYIQAAKKAYLDKYSFFIRVILEGKYRNKYLEQPDAPTIENGDMETISSPLDFVGINSYSPVRIKAIGSEPGWESISDQDGKPAANSPWHQMGPEVIYWGPRWLNEIWGVKEIVISENGCYDSLMPNELGEVLDHDRVRYLQEHLKAAERAIQEGYPLKGYFAWSLMDNFEWTEGYEKRFGLYFVDFESQKRIPKLSAQFYKDYILKNQVVGSDNNLS